Part of the Prunus dulcis chromosome 8, ALMONDv2, whole genome shotgun sequence genome is shown below.
ctgccaggggaattgacggaattaaagaggtacacctaggtggtagttttaaatggattacagtgcttttatgcgagttttattgattttgaatatgatttgcatatacgtatataaatatgtgaatgcattgattttagtacTAATATAATGAAGAGGGAAATTCAGTTTTTACATAACTGTTTtcacagtggggttagtatattcttatgCTACTTTctaaacctttatttttgtccactcacatttttgaatgttttgcgcccccaagctgtagacgtgcacaggaatccaccatcGGGCCATTTTTCCGTCTTCCGCGTCTTTCTTTCGTTATAGAagctttgttttgtaaaaggattaactcaTCTGTAAACCTTTAGTAATTGCTCTAATATgttgccctagattgagaactgaaTTGTTAGAATGTATATTTAagtactggcagttggttgtataaatatacatgcttgttttgacaagtgtaaatttgggattgaaaaaattacaggggagactctgccgaattttcgatAGGAGTCAAGGctaaattgaaaataagttgtaattagaagggcaaataggtcatttgtgcccgacattcgccaagtgtcagacacgcacagggtccgactcgaattccaaaacggaatttggatcgggtcttGTCATGAaacataataattttattttaaaaatgaatctGGCAGAttaaaaaactagaaaaacaCATATAAGATGACTACATCATTCCAGTCTAAATGAATAAAAGTAAAACTAATAATCAAAACTgcaaatcaatcaaacacCAGCAAAATAAGAAGTCCACCACAatacagaaacagaaacaaagaaagcgAAGTCCACCACAATCTAGAATGACAGTTGGCTTATGCTTGTAGTCGGTAAACTGGCCTACCCAAGCGGTGGGGCAGTTCTTCCATTTCTAATGCATGCAGTCAAGACTGCCTAACATGCCTGGGAATCCTCTACGGCTAGCATTGTGCAAGAGCCTGAAAAGGTCGAACGGATTTGGGGAACTAAGGTACCACTGACCATACACGGCTTCAGTAATAGAACAAAGCTTTCGCAAACATTCAAGGGCTATAGATTCACCCAATCTACAGTACTTGTCGGTGGAGTCTGCTAAGCATACGTATGCGAGCATTCCAAAAACAGCTGTTAGCTTCTGCTCTGGGGATAGACTTTGTCGTCCACAAGCGTCTATCTTCTGGGTAAAGTATGGTTCATGTGCAACAACATCATTCAAGATGCGATAGAAAAGGTCTCTTCTCATGCGGAACCGCCTGCAAAAGTCCACTGAGGGATAAAGTGGTCTTTCACATAAGTAGTCCTCCATGAGACTCTTATgatgtttttctctcttccgATTCTTGTATTCACGGCCTGCAATAGAACCACCATGTTTGAATTGTTGAGCATATTGCTCCAGCAAAAACGTATGGCGTTGAACAGCCATTGCAACCCTCTGTTGATGAaggtcatcatcatcagaatcATCATTGAAGAAATTTTGTATAGCCTTCCACGTGAATTCATTGCAAGAAGGAGAATTGAAGGACATTGTGTGGTCAATTCAGTAGAATAACACTTCTTAAATAGACAAGAGAATGAGATGACCTAcatgtttgaaaataattgaatgaaGATAGGAAAAGATAGGGAAAGATAAGGGAATCCAATAAAGTGAGATGAACAAAGATGAGCAACGGTTCAGAACGTGATTGAAACAAGACAAGATGGGAAATGGttcagaaaataattgaatgaaGATAGGAAAAGATAGGGAAAGATAAGGGAATCCAATGAAGGGAGATGGACAAAGTTGAGCAATGGTTCAGAACATGATTTAAACAAGACAATAGGGGATGAgaaaaggttcataaaataattgaagaacaTAAGTGAAGGTAGGCAAAAGTTCAGAACATTATTGAATGAGGTTAAAGAAATCCAATgaagtaaaagtaaaagaacaAATGGAAGACAATTATGGCAATGGCTTCAATGAAGGATTCGAATTATTCCGGGCATGCATATGGTGttgtactttttttatttttaagtgaaattctattatgttttggaattttaatttttttagatgtttagaaaattaaatcaggaatgttgaaacaaaaataatgtcaagaaaaattaatgagaaaaaaaaatttaggagTTAATCatttttaaacaatttaatacaGTTACAGactcaaattataaatttgCAAGGttggagggaaaaaaaatttaagtcctgaaaatatatgaataattatattttagaggttgaaaatttgagtttaaCCCCAATATAGTTGGAGATGGCCtcaaaggaagagaaattAGTATACCGAAATTTTGATATGGTTAACGAAAAAGCTCTCTACCATTCGAAGTTTCATGTATCTATAATCTAcgtatccaaaaaaaaaaaaaaaactgaatatACCATAGGCGGCCAATGCGGCAGTAGCTGCACTACAGTAGAATATGGACTCGGAAACCGATGTGTCCTTGTTCCTGCATCCGTACACTAACTTGTACCCGTTTGGGGCCCAAGCGTCATGGACCCACCGTCTTACATTACGCATCCCCAACCCAATCAGCAGTTTCCATACGTATACTGACGCGTAACCTGCAATGACGAAAATACCACCTTCGTCTCCCAACCCAACCAATTAACCCCCGGGTACAACAGCAACCCTAGGAATCCGGCTGCCCACAATTAATCCACCTCCTCACGACCCCACAGCTCCtgagatattttcttctctctccatGACACgaaccaaaaaaatcattatttttatGTATAAAAGTTTGCAACGCTTGGTTTCGTTCCTTCTGGTTTCTTCCGGATTCGAGTTCTTCCTGATAAACCAGATCGTCGTCTTCTCCTTAACTTGAATTGAGGTTTTTGATTATTCACTCTTCGTTCTCGCTATTGCGATGTCTCAGAGAGCAGCAAATGAAATTTCCATGGCTTCGTTTCCACGCTCACAGGTACCGAAGACGATGAACGACCACGCTTCTATACACCTATACattcatacatatatatatatatatacacatataaatacatttaGTTATGTAAGGGGCATTGTTTATCTGAATATTGTATGGTGCTGTTTCTGTCTATACTGAAAGTATTTCCTCTGGTTTGGTGAtcgtttttcaaaatttatatatttcttttcttttttgttgattgACAGTAGAGTTTCTGGCTGGGATGAGTATTTGGCGTTAATGGATTTTGTTTGATCAGTGAGGTTGATGGGCTGCATTGGATTATAATTAGTATGACAGGTAATGAATTACTGCTAAGCACTAATACGTTTAATTGGCTGCCAATCAACTATTATGTTGCCCATAGGTTGCTTTATTATGCAATTGAttgatatatatttgaaagatTATAATGTTTTCGGGTCGTAATTTTTCGGTAGAGTAatggttgta
Proteins encoded:
- the LOC117638401 gene encoding uncharacterized protein LOC117638401 → MSFNSPSCNEFTWKAIQNFFNDDSDDDDLHQQRVAMAVQRHTFLLEQYAQQFKHGGSIAGREYKNRKREKHHKSLMEDYLCERPLYPSVDFCRRFRMRRDLFYRILNDVVAHEPYFTQKIDACGRQSLSPEQKLTAVFGMLAYVCLADSTDKYCRLGESIALECLRKLCSITEAVYGQWYLSSPNPFDLFRLLHNASRRGFPGMLGSLDCMH